The Sphingopyxis fribergensis genome contains a region encoding:
- a CDS encoding DUF1476 domain-containing protein — protein sequence MSGFDDRERAFEAEFARDQEVQFRITARRNRLVGEWAAERMGLTPEETDAYAKAVVQADFEEAGDEDVIRKLAGDLTAAHVEISDAEIRAALNEKAVEARRQFMDKQG from the coding sequence ATGAGCGGATTCGACGATCGTGAACGCGCCTTTGAGGCCGAATTTGCCCGCGACCAAGAGGTGCAGTTCCGCATCACTGCGCGGCGGAACCGGCTTGTTGGCGAATGGGCCGCCGAACGCATGGGCCTGACCCCCGAGGAAACCGACGCCTATGCCAAGGCGGTCGTGCAGGCCGATTTCGAGGAAGCGGGCGACGAAGACGTCATCCGCAAACTCGCGGGCGATCTGACCGCGGCGCACGTCGAGATCAGCGACGCCGAAATCCGTGCTGCGCTGAACGAAAAGGCGGTCGAGGCGCGGCGCCAGTTCATGGACAAGCAGGGCTGA
- a CDS encoding BolA/IbaG family iron-sulfur metabolism protein — protein sequence MGMREDDLRAMIVAAFPDAEVTITDLAGDNDHYAAHVVSATFRGMTRVAQHKAVYAALGGRMGGELHALQLTTAIPS from the coding sequence ATGGGTATGCGCGAGGATGATTTGCGGGCGATGATCGTCGCGGCGTTCCCCGATGCCGAGGTCACGATCACCGACCTTGCCGGCGACAACGACCATTATGCGGCACATGTCGTCAGCGCCACCTTTCGGGGCATGACCCGCGTCGCGCAGCACAAGGCGGTCTATGCTGCGCTTGGCGGGCGCATGGGCGGCGAACTTCATGCCTTGCAATTGACGACCGCCATCCCCTCATAA
- the grxD gene encoding Grx4 family monothiol glutaredoxin, which produces MTDPTTHDRISKLVADNPVLLFMKGTPLFPQCGFSSRAIAMLDRLGVEYETVDVLQDMEVRQGIKEFSDWPTIPQLYVKGEFVGGSDIMMEMWEAGELHTLMTGIPARAE; this is translated from the coding sequence ATGACCGACCCTACGACCCACGACCGCATCTCCAAGCTGGTCGCCGACAATCCCGTCCTGCTCTTCATGAAGGGCACGCCGCTGTTTCCGCAGTGCGGTTTTTCCTCGCGCGCGATCGCGATGCTCGACCGCCTCGGCGTCGAATATGAGACGGTCGACGTGCTGCAGGACATGGAAGTCCGCCAGGGCATCAAGGAATTTTCGGACTGGCCGACGATCCCCCAGCTTTATGTGAAGGGCGAATTCGTCGGCGGATCGGATATCATGATGGAAATGTGGGAAGCGGGCGAGCTTCACACGCTGATGACGGGGATTCCGGCGCGCGCTGAATAA
- a CDS encoding BlaI/MecI/CopY family transcriptional regulator, whose amino-acid sequence MAERASDSEMQVLSALWDEAPQTAADLTSRIGKINGWTQATVKTLLARLVQKGAVTAEADGRRYLYSPAIERADAVGEESQRFVDRLFGGRVSPLIAHLADREALTDIDIAEIEALLKRLKS is encoded by the coding sequence ATGGCAGAACGAGCAAGCGATTCGGAGATGCAGGTGTTGTCGGCGCTGTGGGATGAGGCCCCGCAGACCGCCGCCGACCTGACCTCGCGCATCGGTAAGATCAATGGCTGGACGCAGGCGACGGTGAAGACCTTGCTTGCGCGGCTGGTGCAGAAGGGCGCGGTGACGGCCGAGGCCGATGGCCGGCGCTATCTCTACAGTCCCGCAATCGAACGGGCCGATGCCGTCGGCGAGGAATCGCAGCGCTTCGTCGACCGCCTGTTCGGTGGCCGTGTCAGCCCGCTGATCGCGCATCTCGCCGACCGCGAGGCGCTGACCGACATCGACATCGCCGAGATCGAGGCCTTGTTGAAGAGGCTGAAGTCATGA
- a CDS encoding M56 family metallopeptidase has translation MSAAMLLQAWVDTLVTTGILVLLILIVRKPFARHFGPRLTYALWAVPALRLVLPPLPFADPVVIVPEPASEMAVMVPVGLPVAAPAAAEPLWSFAELVPYFFALWAAGMVAVVVTAMISHRRFRRAVLDEAVELEPIGKIRLVMSDAVDGPVAFGLWQRYVAVPHDFFARYVAEERALAIDHELSHHRHGDLWANSAALLLLAAQWFNPFAWRAIRAFRFDQEAACDARVLTMANCEERAERTARYATAIVKAAVGPRLSLAAPMAVHDNLQERLTMLTQEDISKKRGLVGRLLIGSATLAVLGATATLVPAGIVVAKAQTTDLGEPPAPPEPPLPPKAPDAPGVMVFTEHSDDTATDDGKKKREVHRIVIRRDGESEGKAPAVMFAPADGKDKMRRIEIRSPGGLSRDDVIATLKEQGVTGERADAIADKLEAKRKERIRTVMAPMPPLPPTPLRTWTMDGKTVVMGKCRDGKAAPIVNRDESDGNKRSHVMMFACSDTGEGKAARLSALKKAREAFAEGERARGLSEDMRAKVAADLDKAITEIEKSGN, from the coding sequence ATGAGCGCCGCGATGCTGCTCCAGGCGTGGGTCGATACGCTCGTCACCACGGGTATCCTGGTCCTTTTGATCCTGATCGTGCGCAAGCCCTTCGCACGCCATTTCGGCCCGCGGCTGACCTATGCTTTGTGGGCGGTGCCCGCGCTGCGGCTGGTGCTGCCGCCCTTGCCCTTTGCCGATCCGGTGGTGATCGTGCCTGAGCCCGCCAGCGAAATGGCGGTGATGGTGCCGGTAGGCCTGCCGGTGGCGGCGCCCGCGGCGGCCGAACCGCTCTGGTCGTTCGCCGAGCTGGTGCCATATTTTTTCGCGCTTTGGGCGGCTGGCATGGTCGCCGTGGTGGTGACCGCCATGATATCGCACCGGCGGTTTCGCCGCGCGGTGCTGGATGAGGCCGTCGAGCTCGAGCCGATCGGCAAGATCCGGCTGGTGATGTCCGATGCGGTCGATGGCCCCGTCGCCTTCGGCCTGTGGCAGCGCTACGTCGCCGTCCCGCACGATTTCTTTGCGCGTTACGTCGCCGAGGAACGCGCACTGGCGATCGATCATGAGCTGTCGCACCACCGCCACGGCGACCTGTGGGCGAACAGCGCGGCGCTCCTTTTGCTCGCCGCGCAGTGGTTCAATCCCTTCGCGTGGCGTGCGATCCGCGCCTTTCGTTTCGATCAGGAGGCGGCGTGCGACGCGCGGGTGCTGACGATGGCCAACTGTGAAGAACGGGCCGAGCGAACCGCGCGCTATGCCACCGCGATCGTCAAGGCCGCGGTCGGCCCGCGCCTGTCGCTCGCCGCGCCGATGGCGGTCCACGATAATCTGCAGGAGAGGCTGACGATGTTGACGCAAGAGGATATTTCAAAAAAGCGCGGACTTGTCGGCCGGTTGCTCATCGGTAGCGCGACGCTGGCCGTGCTCGGCGCGACCGCGACACTCGTCCCCGCTGGGATCGTAGTGGCAAAGGCGCAAACGACCGACCTGGGCGAACCGCCCGCACCCCCCGAACCGCCGCTGCCGCCCAAGGCGCCCGACGCGCCGGGGGTGATGGTCTTTACCGAGCATAGCGACGATACGGCAACCGACGACGGCAAGAAGAAGCGCGAAGTGCACCGCATCGTCATCCGCCGCGACGGCGAAAGCGAGGGCAAGGCACCGGCCGTGATGTTCGCCCCGGCCGATGGCAAGGACAAGATGCGCCGCATCGAAATCCGGTCCCCCGGCGGCCTGTCGCGCGACGATGTCATCGCGACGCTGAAGGAACAGGGCGTCACCGGCGAGCGTGCCGACGCGATCGCCGACAAGCTCGAGGCGAAGCGCAAGGAGCGTATCCGCACCGTCATGGCACCGATGCCGCCGTTGCCCCCGACGCCCCTCCGCACGTGGACGATGGACGGCAAGACGGTGGTCATGGGTAAATGCCGCGACGGCAAGGCGGCGCCGATCGTCAACCGCGACGAAAGCGACGGCAACAAGCGCAGTCACGTCATGATGTTCGCGTGCAGTGATACGGGCGAAGGCAAGGCGGCACGGTTGTCGGCGCTGAAGAAGGCTCGCGAGGCCTTTGCCGAAGGCGAACGCGCGCGCGGCCTGTCCGAAGACATGCGCGCCAAAGTCGCCGCCGACCTCGACAAAGCGATCACCGAAATCGAGAAATCGGGCAACTGA
- a CDS encoding MBL fold metallo-hydrolase yields MSEEKPWPDSIQAGECEQHEPLVRRVLAPNPSPYTYTGTQTWIVGAGSDVAVIDPGPTGSGLSIGDPSDINGIGHVDAILRAVEGQRVAAILCTHTHRDHSPAAAPLKEATGAPIIGCAPLALSDDGPRADSAFDPDYAPDRVLTDGERISGDGWTLEAVATPGHTSNHLCFGLVESGALFTGDHVMAWSTSVVSPPDGDMAAYMASLSKLYDRDDRVYYPAHGAAVTKPRQLVRGMLGHRKQRERQILRELEKGTSVIPEMVKHMYKGLDPRLTGAAGRSVLAHLIDLENRGRVARDAERWRLVA; encoded by the coding sequence ATGAGCGAAGAAAAGCCATGGCCCGACAGCATCCAAGCCGGCGAGTGCGAGCAGCATGAGCCGCTGGTGCGCCGCGTCCTCGCGCCCAACCCATCGCCCTATACCTACACCGGCACCCAGACGTGGATCGTCGGGGCGGGGAGCGACGTCGCGGTGATCGATCCGGGTCCGACCGGATCAGGGCTGAGCATCGGCGATCCCTCCGACATCAACGGCATCGGCCATGTCGACGCGATCTTGCGCGCGGTAGAAGGCCAGCGCGTCGCCGCGATCCTTTGCACCCACACCCACCGTGATCATTCGCCCGCTGCGGCGCCGCTGAAGGAAGCGACCGGGGCGCCCATCATCGGCTGCGCGCCGCTGGCGCTCAGCGACGACGGCCCACGCGCCGATTCTGCGTTCGACCCCGATTATGCGCCCGACCGCGTGCTCACCGACGGCGAGCGGATTTCGGGCGACGGCTGGACGCTCGAGGCGGTTGCGACCCCCGGGCATACCTCGAACCATCTCTGCTTCGGGCTGGTCGAGAGTGGCGCATTGTTCACCGGCGACCATGTCATGGCCTGGTCGACCAGCGTGGTCAGTCCGCCCGACGGCGACATGGCGGCTTATATGGCCAGTCTCTCGAAACTCTATGACCGCGACGATCGCGTCTATTATCCGGCGCACGGCGCCGCGGTGACCAAGCCGCGGCAGCTTGTCCGCGGGATGCTCGGCCACCGCAAGCAGCGCGAGCGGCAGATTTTGCGGGAACTCGAAAAGGGCACAAGCGTCATCCCCGAGATGGTGAAACATATGTACAAGGGGCTCGACCCGCGGCTGACCGGTGCCGCCGGCCGATCGGTGCTCGCGCATCTGATCGACCTGGAAAATCGCGGCCGCGTCGCGCGCGATGCCGAACGGTGGAGGCTGGTGGCATGA
- a CDS encoding DUF4230 domain-containing protein gives MSKGLFRAALVAILGLALFFGWRAWQDWQRGYDPETVVAASLQGLQEQNVLVPFTARYVAVVTSTQSRLGLSAQKTMIMPGTVRYELDLGKLKQSDLDWDASTNALTVTLPPLRLAGPEIDIDAISEYRDGEILLTLTDAERTLDAANRKRAQEELIAQAMGATPMRLAQGAARTAVEQSFAMPLKAAGIDAKVTARFADAPTG, from the coding sequence ATGAGCAAGGGCCTGTTCCGCGCCGCGCTCGTCGCTATACTGGGGCTCGCGCTGTTTTTCGGCTGGCGTGCATGGCAAGATTGGCAGCGCGGCTATGATCCCGAAACCGTCGTCGCGGCGAGCCTGCAGGGATTGCAGGAACAGAATGTGCTCGTGCCCTTCACCGCGCGCTATGTTGCGGTGGTGACGTCGACGCAAAGCCGGTTAGGGCTGAGCGCCCAGAAGACTATGATTATGCCCGGCACCGTTCGCTACGAACTCGACCTCGGCAAGCTGAAGCAGTCCGATCTCGACTGGGATGCGTCGACCAATGCGCTGACCGTTACCTTGCCGCCGCTGCGGCTCGCGGGCCCCGAAATCGATATCGACGCGATCAGCGAATATCGCGACGGCGAGATATTGCTGACCTTGACCGACGCCGAGCGCACGCTCGACGCCGCGAACCGCAAGCGCGCGCAGGAGGAACTGATCGCGCAGGCGATGGGTGCGACGCCGATGCGGCTCGCGCAGGGCGCGGCGCGCACCGCGGTTGAGCAGAGCTTTGCGATGCCGCTGAAGGCTGCGGGGATCGATGCCAAAGTGACCGCGCGCTTCGCCGACGCGCCGACTGGGTAA
- a CDS encoding adenylate cyclase, which produces MASTAGGAERAELFWHRMAIGLAIFIVFAFLQFALRGFVDPVAAPFWVHLHGVAMLAWLALLIVQPTLVARDNLALHRKLGWAGGALAIFITCLGIFTGVASLVLGRFPPFFAPSYFLALITVESLVFGLMVWAAVRRRHTTAWHRRLMIGATIVILEPALGRVLPLPLMVGWSDIPIGLVQLGVVGIIALYDRRTLGRVHPATRAIAAIVIAVRITIYLLSMTPPVIALAERLVGA; this is translated from the coding sequence ATGGCTAGCACCGCAGGGGGCGCCGAGCGCGCCGAACTTTTCTGGCATCGCATGGCGATTGGCCTCGCGATCTTCATCGTCTTCGCTTTTCTGCAATTCGCGCTTAGGGGCTTTGTCGACCCGGTCGCGGCGCCCTTCTGGGTGCATCTGCACGGCGTTGCGATGCTGGCGTGGCTGGCGCTGCTGATCGTTCAGCCAACGCTCGTCGCGCGCGACAATCTGGCATTGCATCGCAAACTCGGTTGGGCCGGGGGCGCGCTTGCGATATTCATCACCTGTCTGGGTATTTTTACCGGCGTCGCATCGCTGGTGCTGGGCCGCTTCCCCCCTTTCTTCGCGCCGTCCTATTTTCTCGCGCTCATCACCGTCGAGTCGCTAGTCTTCGGGCTGATGGTCTGGGCGGCGGTGCGCCGTCGCCATACGACCGCGTGGCACCGGCGGCTGATGATCGGCGCGACGATCGTCATCCTCGAACCCGCGCTCGGCCGTGTCCTGCCGTTGCCGCTGATGGTCGGCTGGTCCGACATTCCGATCGGACTGGTCCAGCTTGGCGTCGTCGGGATCATCGCGCTTTATGACCGCCGCACGCTCGGCCGCGTTCATCCCGCGACAAGGGCGATCGCGGCGATTGTCATCGCGGTGCGCATCACCATCTATCTTCTGTCGATGACGCCCCCCGTCATCGCGCTCGCGGAGCGGCTGGTCGGCGCATAG
- the nadA gene encoding quinolinate synthase NadA: MTAPIRENLSGLDLRAEIERLRKERNAVILAHYYQKPEIQDLADFVGDSLELSRKAAETDADVIAFCGVKFMAETAKILSPEKIVILPDMDAGCSLEDSCPPEQFKRFREKHPDHIALTYINCSAAVKALSDIIVTSSSAETIISQIPESQPIIFGPDRHLGGYLNRKFGREMLLWPGVCIVHEAFSETELIKLKAQHPGAPVAAHPECPAHIVDHADYVGSTSGILQFAKTFPGDTLIVATEPHIIHQMELALPEKTFIGAPGADGNCNCNICPYMALNTMEKLYIALRDLKPQIEMEEGLRLAARKSLDRMLEMASGTVGKGDLGTR; this comes from the coding sequence ATGACTGCTCCCATTCGCGAGAATCTCTCGGGCCTCGACCTGCGCGCCGAAATCGAGCGCCTTCGCAAGGAACGCAATGCCGTCATTCTCGCGCATTATTACCAGAAACCCGAGATTCAGGATCTCGCCGATTTCGTCGGCGACTCGCTCGAACTGTCGCGCAAGGCGGCCGAGACCGATGCCGATGTCATAGCGTTCTGCGGCGTCAAGTTCATGGCCGAGACCGCGAAGATCCTCAGTCCCGAAAAAATCGTCATCCTGCCCGATATGGATGCGGGATGCAGCCTTGAGGACAGCTGCCCGCCCGAACAGTTCAAGCGCTTCCGCGAAAAGCACCCCGATCATATTGCGCTGACCTACATCAACTGTTCGGCGGCCGTGAAGGCGCTCTCGGACATCATCGTCACCTCTTCGAGCGCCGAGACGATCATTAGCCAGATCCCCGAAAGCCAGCCGATCATCTTTGGCCCCGACCGCCACCTTGGCGGCTATCTCAACCGCAAGTTCGGGCGCGAGATGCTGCTGTGGCCGGGCGTGTGCATCGTGCATGAGGCGTTCAGCGAGACCGAGCTGATCAAATTGAAGGCGCAGCATCCGGGGGCTCCCGTCGCGGCGCACCCCGAATGCCCGGCGCATATCGTCGATCATGCCGATTATGTCGGGTCGACCAGCGGCATCCTGCAATTCGCCAAGACCTTCCCCGGCGACACGCTGATCGTCGCGACCGAGCCGCACATCATCCACCAGATGGAGCTCGCGCTGCCCGAAAAGACCTTCATCGGCGCGCCGGGGGCCGACGGCAACTGCAACTGCAACATCTGCCCCTATATGGCGCTCAACACGATGGAGAAGCTCTACATCGCGCTGCGCGATCTGAAGCCGCAGATCGAGATGGAGGAGGGCCTGCGGCTGGCCGCGCGCAAGAGCCTCGACCGCATGCTCGAGATGGCGTCGGGCACCGTGGGCAAGGGCGATCTCGGCACGCGATAA
- a CDS encoding DUF2853 family protein, giving the protein MAEDWLADVRKYVADADEAVVSKIVAYLGIALRNRDSSLVSFSDPTETDRVRENFLKKKLGLTDDDATLDAAIAGVGERMKGDTTKNRVTVYYLLAQHFGLLSLFGGAAGAAAGLAAVGGLSGDAGKDDDAASAVPLAAAGLAGASAIPAAVPPTAASPAPAHTPAPSAASPQTAYSSDEGEKGGGMGWLPWLLLLLVLAALLFFGLRYCSKQEAAVAPASDETAISETVAPADTGTAPVAAIPEGAGVVAVDREGKPMLTVYFDTGKSEVSNDLTAAAASVKAYLDGNPAATLSVSGYNDPTGDAAANAELSKNRAQSVKAALETLGFSADKVVLEKPAEATATGTDNSAARRVEVTVKG; this is encoded by the coding sequence ATGGCAGAAGATTGGCTGGCGGATGTCAGGAAATATGTCGCGGACGCCGATGAAGCGGTGGTGTCGAAAATCGTCGCATATCTCGGCATCGCCCTCAGAAACCGCGATTCCTCGCTCGTTTCCTTTTCCGATCCAACGGAAACCGACCGCGTTCGCGAGAATTTCCTCAAAAAGAAATTGGGGCTGACCGACGATGACGCGACGCTCGATGCGGCGATCGCAGGCGTCGGCGAGCGAATGAAGGGCGACACGACCAAGAACCGCGTCACCGTCTATTATCTCCTCGCGCAGCATTTCGGCCTGCTCTCGCTCTTTGGCGGTGCCGCGGGTGCTGCTGCGGGCCTAGCCGCCGTCGGCGGGCTGAGCGGCGACGCTGGCAAGGACGATGATGCGGCCTCGGCCGTTCCGCTGGCGGCGGCGGGCCTGGCTGGCGCGTCGGCTATCCCCGCCGCCGTGCCGCCGACGGCCGCCTCACCGGCTCCCGCGCATACCCCGGCTCCGTCGGCGGCAAGTCCGCAAACCGCTTATTCGAGCGACGAAGGCGAAAAGGGCGGCGGCATGGGCTGGTTACCCTGGTTGCTGCTTTTGCTGGTGCTCGCGGCGCTGCTCTTCTTCGGGCTGCGTTATTGTTCGAAACAGGAGGCGGCCGTCGCGCCAGCCTCGGACGAGACGGCGATCAGCGAGACGGTCGCGCCCGCCGATACGGGCACGGCGCCTGTCGCCGCCATCCCGGAAGGCGCCGGGGTCGTCGCGGTGGACCGCGAGGGCAAGCCGATGCTGACGGTCTATTTCGACACGGGCAAATCGGAGGTGTCGAACGATCTGACGGCTGCGGCGGCGTCGGTGAAGGCGTATCTCGATGGCAACCCGGCCGCGACCTTGTCGGTGTCGGGTTATAACGACCCGACGGGCGATGCGGCTGCCAATGCCGAATTGTCCAAGAACCGCGCGCAGAGCGTGAAGGCGGCGCTCGAGACGCTTGGCTTTTCTGCCGACAAGGTCGTGCTCGAAAAGCCGGCCGAGGCGACGGCCACCGGCACCGACAATTCGGCGGCGCGCCGGGTCGAGGTGACCGTGAAGGGCTGA
- a CDS encoding GlsB/YeaQ/YmgE family stress response membrane protein, whose amino-acid sequence MGLIITLIVGGIIGWLASIVMRTDAQQGIILNVVVGIVGAFLGNFLGSFFGMGASLDTFSPIGLLWAFIGAVVLLGIINLIRRGSVR is encoded by the coding sequence ATGGGTCTTATCATTACATTGATCGTCGGCGGCATCATCGGCTGGCTCGCCAGCATCGTCATGCGTACGGATGCGCAGCAGGGTATTATCCTGAATGTCGTTGTGGGTATCGTCGGGGCGTTCCTCGGCAATTTCCTCGGCAGCTTCTTCGGCATGGGCGCCAGCCTCGACACCTTCAGTCCGATCGGGCTGCTCTGGGCCTTCATCGGTGCGGTGGTGCTGCTCGGCATCATCAATCTGATCCGGCGCGGCAGCGTTCGCTAA
- a CDS encoding GlsB/YeaQ/YmgE family stress response membrane protein, with protein sequence MTWIIAIIMGGVIGWLASIVMRTDAQQGIFLNIIVGCIGSILGRFLFGSFLGGGHLRGDAFDPMTLLTAFIGAVILLGIVNLVRRGRVR encoded by the coding sequence ATGACTTGGATTATCGCTATCATCATGGGCGGCGTTATCGGCTGGCTTGCCAGCATCGTGATGCGTACCGACGCCCAGCAAGGCATCTTCCTCAACATCATCGTCGGTTGTATCGGATCGATCCTCGGCCGCTTCCTGTTCGGCAGCTTCCTGGGGGGCGGGCATCTTCGCGGGGACGCGTTCGACCCGATGACCTTGCTTACCGCCTTTATCGGCGCGGTGATCCTGCTCGGAATCGTTAACCTCGTGCGGCGCGGCCGCGTGCGCTGA
- a CDS encoding efflux RND transporter periplasmic adaptor subunit: protein MDSLAGTQSFYEDADNSRRKRTFLIVALVLIALALVATWYAFTQSKGAADVEGQGAAAMPNVTVVIPGRVSVEAAISANGTIAARREMPVGVAGEGGQVVRVLVEPGQWVGAGQTLAVIDRSVQAQQAASLAASIRVAQADANLAQAELERAQALVGRGFISKADMDRKRATRDAANARVRVAQAQYGEATARNNRLNIVAPAAGLILTRQVEPGQIVGAGSGILFRMARGGEMEMLAQMAEADLARVQIGTRATVTPVGTTTQIAGQVWQKSPVINMDTRQGTVRIAVPYSDALRPGGFADARLIAGTAEAPLLPESAVQSGPEGNYVLIVDGKNMIKRQPVKVGEVTDNGVSIASGLTGNERVVALAGAFLNPGDKVKPVVQKSSQ from the coding sequence ATGGACAGCCTGGCGGGCACGCAGAGCTTTTATGAGGACGCCGACAACAGCCGGCGCAAGCGGACGTTTCTGATCGTCGCGCTGGTGCTGATCGCGCTCGCGCTGGTCGCCACATGGTACGCGTTCACGCAGAGCAAGGGCGCTGCCGATGTCGAAGGGCAGGGCGCCGCGGCGATGCCGAACGTCACGGTGGTCATTCCCGGCCGCGTGTCGGTCGAGGCCGCGATTTCCGCGAACGGCACGATTGCGGCGCGACGCGAAATGCCGGTCGGCGTTGCGGGCGAGGGCGGGCAGGTCGTGCGCGTCCTCGTCGAGCCCGGCCAGTGGGTCGGCGCGGGGCAGACGCTCGCGGTCATCGATCGATCGGTCCAGGCGCAGCAAGCCGCGAGTCTTGCGGCATCGATCCGTGTTGCACAGGCCGATGCCAATCTGGCGCAGGCCGAACTGGAACGCGCGCAGGCGCTTGTCGGGCGCGGCTTCATCTCCAAGGCCGACATGGATCGCAAGCGCGCCACGCGCGATGCCGCCAACGCGCGCGTACGCGTCGCGCAGGCGCAATATGGCGAGGCCACCGCGCGCAACAATCGCCTTAACATCGTTGCACCCGCCGCGGGTCTCATTCTCACGCGGCAGGTCGAGCCCGGCCAGATCGTCGGCGCGGGCAGCGGAATCCTGTTCCGGATGGCGCGTGGCGGCGAGATGGAAATGCTCGCGCAAATGGCGGAAGCCGATCTGGCGCGCGTCCAGATCGGCACGCGCGCGACGGTGACGCCGGTCGGTACCACGACGCAGATCGCGGGACAGGTCTGGCAGAAGTCGCCGGTCATCAACATGGATACGCGTCAGGGCACGGTCCGCATCGCGGTTCCGTACAGCGACGCGCTGCGTCCGGGCGGCTTTGCCGATGCGCGATTGATCGCGGGCACCGCCGAAGCGCCGCTGCTTCCCGAAAGCGCGGTGCAGAGCGGTCCCGAGGGCAATTATGTGCTGATCGTCGATGGTAAGAACATGATCAAGCGCCAGCCGGTGAAGGTCGGCGAGGTCACCGACAATGGCGTGTCGATCGCGTCGGGGCTGACGGGCAACGAGCGGGTCGTCGCGCTGGCGGGCGCCTTCCTCAACCCCGGCGACAAGGTGAAGCCGGTCGTCCAGAAATCGTCGCAATAA